The Dissulfurirhabdus thermomarina DNA window GCTCGTGGAGCCGGGTGCAGAGTGCCTCGGTGTGCCGGGAAGGACTCCGGTCGAAGACCAAGGCCACGGCCGGCCGGTTCCTGGGGCCGTGGGTGATGACCCGGCCGCCGAGGGTCGCCCGCATCGAAAAGACCTGGTAGAGCAGGCCGCCGGCCACGCCGGCGCCGACCCCCGCGGCCGCGATTCCCAGCAGACGCGGATCCACCGTCCGGGCCCCCGTTCGGGCCTCCGGGGGGCTATTTCTTTCTTTCCAGTACATAACGGGCCAGCCCTTCCAGGATACCCCGCGGGCGCGAGGGAGGAAAGGCCGCCAGGGCGGCAAGGGCCTCGGACACCTGCGCCTCGGCCCGGCGGCGTGCCTCCTCGGCGGCGCCGGTCTGCTCGATGAGGCCACGGACCCACCGGAAGTCGTCTTCACCCCCGCCTCCAGAGGCGAAGAGACCCCGCAGGCGCCGCTGTTCCTCCCGGCCCGCGCGCGCCATGGCGAGGATCACGGGCAGGGTGACCTTGCCCTCGGCGAGGTCGGTGCCGGTGCGTTTGCCGAGTTCGGCGGTGTCGGCGGTGTAGTCCAGGAGATCGTCCACCATCTGGTAGGCCCGCCCGAGGGCCTGGCCGTAGGCGTCGGCGGCCGCCACCAGTTCCGGGGCCGCGCCGGCGAAGAGGGCGCCGATACGAGCGGCGGCCGAGATGAGGACGGCGGTCTTGCGGAAGATGACCGCGTCGTAGGTGGCCTCGTCGTAGCCGGTGTTCTTGGCCTGGAGGAGCTGGAGGATCTCGCCCTCGGCCATGAGGGCCACCGTCTCGGCGATGACGCGGGAGATCTCTGCCAGGCCGAAGGAACTGGCGATGTCGATGGCACGGGCGTAGAGGAAGTCGCCCACCAGGACGGCCGCCTTGTTGCCCCAGACCTTGTAGGCGGGGGGCTTGCCCCGGCGCAGCTGCCCGCCGTCCAGGACGTCGTCGTGGAGGAGGCTGGCGGCGTGGAGGTATTCCGGCACCACCGAGAGGGAGAAGACGCCGCCGTCGTCCCGGCCGCAGAGCCGGGCCGCGAGCACCGTGATCAGGGGGCGCAGGCGTTTGCCCCCGGCGAAGAGGATGTAGCCGCTGACCTCGGTGACGAAGGGGACCTGGGAGTGGAAGTCCTCCTGGAGGGCGGCCTCGATCCGCTCGAAGTCCGGGGCGCAGGCCTCGAGGATGGCCGTGATGTCCTGGCGATCGTCCATGTCGGTGGGCGTGGCGCCCAGGCGGGCGCGCCTTGAAGTCTTCCAGGGAAATACCATATACTGCGCCGGAGGGCCAGCGCCGTGCAGTGCGCGGGGCGCCCGGAGGTGAAGATCCGCCGGAGGTGGCGGCGGGCGGACGGCGAGAGGGTGACCCGGATGACAGAGAGCGCTTCCCCCGCCGGGACGTCCGCCAAGGTCAAGGCGCCGGCCGAGACCCCCATGCTCCGGCAGTACCGGGCCATCAAGGCCCAGGTCCCGGACGCCATCCTCTTCTACCGGATGGGGGACTTCTACGAGATGTTCTTCGAGGACGCGGAGATCGCCGCCCGTGTCCTGGAGATCGCCCTCACCACCCGCGACAAGCACAAGGCCGAGAAGGTCCCCATGTGCGGGGTGCCCGTCCATGCGGCCGAGGGATACCTCACCCGGCTGGTCCAGGCGGGTTACCGGGTGGCCGTGTGCGAGCAGGTGGAAGACCCGGCCGCGGCCAAGGGACTCGTCCGGCGGGAGGTGGTCCGGGTCCTGACCCCGGGGCTCCTCACCACCGAGGGCGGCGTGCCGGCCACGGCCAACAACTTCGTGGCGGCGGTGCGCCCGGGGGCGGGGGAGGCCCCCTGGGGCCTGGCCTGCCTGGATCTGTCCACCGGCGAGTTCCGGGTGACGGAGCTCGCCGGCCGGGCGGAGGCGGCGGACGAGCTCTACCGGTTGGAACCCGCGGAGATCCTCGTCCCGGAGGACGAGGACGGCTTTCCGGCGGAGGTCCGCCGGGTCCTCCCCTCTCTCTTCGTCTCCACCCGGCCGCCCGAGTGGTTCGAGGCCCGGCGCGGCGTCCGCCTGCTCACGGCGCACTTCGGCGTCCTCTCCCTGGACGGGTTCGGCGTCTCGGGCCTCGAAGCGGGGGTGGGGGCGGCGGGGGCGCTCTTCTCCTACGTGGAGGAGACCCAGAAGGGCGACCTCTCCCACATCCGGGCCCTTCGACCCTACCATCTCTCCGAGTATCTCCGCCTGGACGAGGCCACCAAGCGGAACCTGGAGCTGGTGGCCAACGGGCTCGACGGGGGCCGGCGGGGGACCCTGCTCGAGGTCCTGGATTTCACCGTGACCTCCATGGGGGGGCGGTTGCTTCGCCACTGGATCCTCTATCCCCTCACGGATCTGGCCGCCATCGAGGGGCGGCATGCCGCGGTGGCGGCGCTGCTCGAGGCCCCGGCCGCCCGGGCGGATCTCCGGGCGCGGCTGCGGCGCGTGGCCGACCTCGAGCGGCTGGTGGCCCGGGTATCCCTCGGGACGGCCAGCGGGCGGGACCTCGTGGCCCTCAAGAAGTCGCTGCGGGAAGTGCCGGGGATCCGCGACGCCGTGGCGGAGACCGCGGCCTCGGCCCCGCTGCTGGCCGACCTCCTCGGCGGGCTCGATCCCCTGGAAGACCTGGTGGCGGTGCTCGATGCCGCCCTGCGCGAGGACTGCCCGCTCCAGCTCCGGGAAGGGCGGCTCATCCGCGAAGGCTACAACGCCGAGCTCGACGAGCTCATGGCCATCCAGCGCGACGGGCGCGCCTTCATCGCCGGGGTGGAGGCGGCGGAGCGGGAGCGCACCGGGATCCCTTCCCTCAAGGTGGGCTTCAACAAGGTCTTCGGCTACTACATCGAGGTGGGGAAGGCCCACGCGGCGAAGGTCCCCGGCCACTACGTCCGAAAGCAGACCCTGGTGGCGGCGGAGCGCTACATCACCCCGGAGCTCAAGGATGTGGAGGCCAAGATCCTCACCGCCCAGGAGCGGCGCCTGGCCCTGGAGTACGAGCTCTTCCAGGAGCTGCGCCGGCGGGTGGCCGGAGAGGGGCCCCGCATCCAGGAGACCGCGCGGGCCCTGGCCCGGCTGGACGTCCTGGCGGGGCTCACCGAGGCGGCCGACCGCCACGGCTACGTGCGGCCCCGGGTGAACGCCGGCGACGCCATCGACATCCGGGACGGGCGCCATCCCGTGGTGGAGCGGGCGGTGGAGCCGGGTACCTTCGTGCCCAACGACGTGCGCCTCGACGACACCGGGGCCCGGCTTCTCATCCTCACCGGCCCGAACATGGCGGGCAAGTCCACCATCCTCCGCCAGACGGCCCTCATCGTCCTCATGGCGCAGATGGGGAGCTTCGTCCCGGCCGCCGAGGCGGAGATCGGGGTGGTGGACCGGCTCTTCAGCCGGGTGGGGGCCACCGACTACCTCGCCCGGGGCCAGAGCACCTTCATGGTGGAGATGAGCGAGACGGCCAACATCCTCCACAACGCCACCCCGCGGAGCCTCGTCATCCTCGACGAGATCGGCCGGGGCACCAGTACCTACGACGGGCTCGCCATCGCCTGGGCCGTGGCGGAGTACCTGGCGGAGAAGGACGGCCGCGGGGTCAAGACCCTCTTCGCCACCCACTACCACGAGCTGACGGAGCTGGCCGCGCAGAGGCCGAAGGTGCGGAACTTGCATGTAGCCGTGCGGGAATGGGAACACCGGATCGTGTTCCTCCACCGGCTCCTTGAGGGGGCCACCAATCGCAGTTATGGTATTCAAGTAGCGGCACTGGCAGGGGTCCCCGGGGGCGTGATCGCCCGCGCCCGCGAGATCCTCGCCAACATCGAGCGGGACGAACTCAACGTGTGGGGGGAGCCGAGGATCGCCAAGACGCGCAGAGAGGCCAAGGCCCCTGGCGTCCAGATGGCGCTCCCGCTCTTCCCGGACGGTGAATCGGCCCTGCGGCGGGAGCTCTTGGCACTGGACGTCAACCAGATGACACCTCTCGAGGCCCTCCAGCGGCTCGCCGAGCTCCAGGCCCGGGCGCGGAAGGGGGGCTAGTGGCGGGCGGCGTGACCTCCCCGGCGACAGCGGCCTCCCCCGGGGTGCGGCTCCAGGCCGCCGCCCGATGCCTCCTCTTCCTCCTGTGCCTGGCCGCGTGCCTGCCGGCGGGGCTGGTCGCCCCCGCGGCCGCGGCCGCGCCCTCCTACCGCGAGGCCAAGGCCGGCTACGATCGCCTCCAGAAGAGCGCGCGCCTCAGGCGCTACCGGCGTAACTGGATCCGGGTCATCGACGATTTCAAGGCGGTCTACCGGGCCTATCCGCGGGCGGCCCGGGTGGCCCCCCGGGCCCTCTACATGCTAGGGCGCTGCTACCACGAGCTCTACGGCTACTCCCGCCGGCGGGCGGACCTGAGAAGCGCCCGCCAGTATTTTCAGATCCTCGTTCGGGACTTCCCCGGAAGCGGGCTGGCCGACGACGCCTACTATCATATCGGCCGCATCGCCAAGCGCCTCGGCGACGTCGCCGAGGCCCGGGATGCCTGGTCGCGGGTGGTGGCGGACTACCCCCGGGGCAACATGGCGCGCCGGGCCCGGGCGGCCTTGCGCCGCCTGCCCGGGGGGGGGCGCCGTCCCCGTCCGAAGGCCGCCCCCCGTCCCGCCATCAGCTCGGAGGTGAGCCCCAAGCTCCCGCCCGGGGCCCCGGTGGCCACCATCCAGGCGGTCCGCTACTGGTCCGGGAAGGACTACACCCGTGTGGTACTCGACGCCTCTGGACAGGTGAGCTTCCGGAAGGGATTCCTCCCCGCGGACAAGGCCAACAAGAAGCCGCCGCGGCTCTACCTCGACATCCTCCCCGCCCGGGAAGGGCCCGACCTCGCCGACAACCTCGACATCCGGGACGGTCTCCTCCGGGGGATCCGCCTGGCCCAGTACCGGTCCCAGACGGTGCGGGTCGTCTTCGACATCGACGACATCGACCACACCAACATCTTCTACCTCGACGACCCCTTCCGCATCGTGGTGGACGTCTTCGGGGCGGGCTCCGAGGTGCCCGAGCCCTGCCCGGTGCCCGAGGTCACGGCCAAGGTGGCACCCGACGACGATGAAGAGGAGGACGCGGCGCCGGGCGGGCGGCCCATCCCCCTGGCCCAGCAGCTGGGGCTGTGCGTGCGCCGGGTGGTGGTGGATCCCGGCCACGGGGGGAGAGACCCGGGCGCCGTCGGCCCGGGCGGTCTCAAGGAAAAGGACGTCTGCCTCCGCCTCGCCAAGAAGGTGGCGGCACGGTTGCGCCGGGAGCTTGGCTGCGAGGTGATCCTCACCCGTGACCGCGACCGCTTTGTCCGCCTTGAGCGGCGCACCGCCATGGCCAACGCCAAGAAGGCGGACCTCTTCGTCTCCATCCACGTCAACGCCGCCCCCAACCGGCGGCTTCGGGGCGTCGAGACCTATTTCCTGAACCTCGCCGTCAACGAGGAGGCCATGCGGGTGGCGGCCCTGGAAAACGCCATGTCCACGAAGCGCATCGCGGACATGAAGCGCCTGCTCGATTCCATCCTCCGCTATACCAAGGTGAGCGAGTCGTCCCGCCTGGCCGCCTACGTTCAGTCGGAGGTGGTCCGGGACCTCGGCCAGGCCTACAGCGGGATCCGGGACCTCGGGGTGAAGCAGGCCCCCTTCATCGTGCTCATGGGCGCCAAGATGCCAGCGGTGCTGGCAGAGGTGTCCTTCATCACCAACCGGACCGAGGAAAAACGCCTGCGGCAGGGTGCCTACCTCGACCGCCTGGCCCGGGGGATCGTCCAGGGCATCAAGCGCTACGCCAACGAGACGGCCACCGCCTACGTCCCCGCCCGCCTCTCCGCCGTGCGGGAAACCGGGCGCCCCTGAAAAATCGTGTTGAATTCTGACGGCCTTTTGATAAAGTGGGGTCGAATTTTCGGGCATTCCCCGCCCGGGGAGCTCCGGTTTCGGTCTCCGGGTGGCGGTGTTGCCCGGGGAAGGACCTGGGGTGGGTGCCTTTCGAATCGGCAATCAGTAGACAACTGGAGGTGATCATGAGCTGCAATATGGCCGTAAAACGCACGTGGGTTCCGGGAGCCGTCCTGTTTTTCGCCGTCTTCCTGCTGGCGGCGGGATGCGCCAAGACGGAGGTCTCCGCTCCGGAGGAGACGGCGCCCCCCGCCGTGGTGGAGGAGCCGGTGGCCGAGGAGCCACAGGCCCCGGCAGTGGAGCAGCCCGCCGAGACGGAGGCCGCGGCCCCGGTCTACGGCGAGGAGATCTCGGAGGGGCGGACCCACGCGCCCATGCTCCCCGTCTACTTCGACTTCGACAAGTACAACATCCGTGACGACATGAAGGGCCGGCTCGAGGACGACGCCCGTTTCCTCCTGGATCACCCCGAGATCCGCATCGAGGTCCAGGGCAACTGCGACGAGCGCGGCACCAACGAGTACAACCTGGCCCTCGGGGAACGCCGTGCCAAGAGCATCAAGGACTACCTGGTCAATCTCGGCGTGGCCGCCGATCGGATCGAGACGGTGAGTTTCGGCGAGGAGCGTCCCCTGGACCCGGGCCACAACGAGGAGGCATGGGCCAAAAACCGCCGGGGAGACCTCGTCATCCTGAAGTAGGGCCCTTCTCCGGCGTGTTGGCATGACGACACCAGGGGCCACGGGGGTGGACCGCCTCCGTGGCCCCTTTGCTTGACGGCGGGGCGAGGGCCCTTCACCGAGGCCGGTCCTTCGGGCCGCCCGCCGCGCACCGCGGCGGCGAGAGGCGCGAAGGACCACGCCGCGGCCGGAGACGGGCGCGGCGCCTTCACTTCCCGACCCCATCATCCCCGGCCCGGCGCTCCCGGCCGGGCCCCCGGAGGGAGGACATGAAACCCATGCATTCCGGACAGCGACTCTTGACCCTGCTCGTGTCTGCGGCCGGCGGCCTGCTGTTGGCCCTCGGGCCGGCGGCGGCCCAGGACCGGCCCGTCCGCATCGCCGTGCTGGACATGCAGCGGGTGGTGCTGTCGTCCAAGGCCATCCAGGCGGCCCGCAAACCCCTGGCGGAGAAGTTCGGCCGGCTCCAGAAGAAGCTCAAGGCCCGCCAGGAGGAGATCCAGTCCTTCCGGGACGACCTCCAGAAGAAGGCCGCCCTCATGAGCGAGGAGGCGCGCGCCAAGAAGGAACGCGAGCTCCGGAAGATGACCATGGACTTCAAGTACGAGAGCGAGGAGGCCGAGCAGGAGATGCGCCAGGCCGAGGACCGGGTGATGCAGCCCGTCCTGGAGCGCCTTCGGAAGGTGCTCGACCGCCTGGCCAAGGACCGGGGCTATGACCTGATCCTGGACGTCAAGACCCCGGGAGTCATCTATTCTTCCTCGGCCATCGACATCACGGACGCCGTGGTGGCGGCCTACGACGCCGAGACACGGCAGCCCCGGAAGTAACCCGCGTCCGGTCCCGCCCGGGCCCTTTCTCATCCCGGCGCTCCGGCCGGCCGAAAAGCTGGTCAGGGCGTATGGGCATCGATTCCGTCACGGCATACCTTTCCTCCCTCCGCGGGGCGGCTGCACCCGGGACAGGCCGGGAGGCCCCGCCGTGGGCCGTCCAGGGGGGGCGCGTGGAGGCCGTGGTGGTGGGCAGGGACGGCCCCCACGATCTCATCGCCGTGCGCGGCGAGGTGCTTCGGGCCCTCGCCGAGACCGCCCTGCCCCAGGGCGCTCGTATTTTCCTCGAGGTGGTTTCCACGGAGTCGCCGCTCCAGGTCCGGGTGGTGGACACGGAGACCGGGCCGCCGCCCGCCGGTGATGTCCGGGGCCTGGCCCGGGAGCTTCTGGGACTCCGGGCGCTTCTCGGCCGGCTCGGGGCGGAGATGGCGACGCGGCTCGGGGCCGAGGCGGCTCCCGGCCCGGGCGGGGAGGCGGCGGCCCTGGTCCGGGCCTTCGCCCAGGACGCCGCCGCCGTCCCGGAGCGCATTGCGGCCCTGGCTGCGGCCCTGGGCCTCGACCGCGGGGAGGGGCCGCCCCCGATCCAGGTCCTCCTGGGGCCCGTCACCGGTGACGGCGGCGCGGGGGACGCCGAGGCGGCTCCTGCGCCGTCCGGGGTGTCGACCGGAGCCCCTCCTGCCGGCGGGGCCGCGGGGGGAGGCGGCCGCCTTTTCTTCTCCGGCGATGTGCCTGCCCAGGCCCCGGCGGGCGCCGCGGCCTCGGGCGGGGCCGTTTCGGCGGGCGCCGCCGGTGCGGGGCCTGCCACGGGCGGGCATTCCGGGGAATCCCCCGGCATGCCGGGCGGTATTCCGGCGGCCGATCTTCCAGGCCGAGTGTCTTCGCCGGGCCCGTCGCCGTCCGTCTTGGCGGCGGGTGCGCCTTCGAGGCCGCCGGCATCGCCTCCGCCGGGGCAGGCAGCCGCGTCGCCCGGGCCGGGATCGGTCGTCCGCGGGGAGGCCTCCGGCACCCCTGGAACCGGAGCCCCGGCGGCCGCCTCCGAGGCGCCGCCGCAAGGGCCCGGCCCCGCCGTGGGCGGCGTTTCGGCGGGTGCCGCCGGTGCAGGCCCCGACCCGGGCGGGCGGGTCCCCCTCCCCGATATGCCGCCCGGTGCCCCCGACGCCCGACCCCGCCCGGCGGCGGCCCGTGCTCCCGGCCGCGGCGCCGGGGCCCGCGCGTATTCTCCCGCGGCCGGGCGGATTTCCGGCTCCCCTGCCCCCGTCGGCCGCCCGGCGGCCTCCGGGGTGCCTCCCGGAGCGGCCCCGGCCGCCGCCGGTGCCGAGGGCCCGCCGCCGGCTGGGCCCGGCGCCCGGCCGGCCGGAGCGGCCCCGGCCGATCCCGGCGTGTCTTCCGGGGCGCCCGGCCGGGCGGAGCGGGATCCGGCCTCCCAGTTGCTCCTCCACTACGCCCTGGGACTCCAGTCCTTCCACCAGGACGTCCGCCAGGTGCTGGACTTTCCCCTCTGGGTCCTGCCCTTCTGGTTCAGCCACGGGCAGGGATGGGGACAGTGCGTCTACTGGCGGGAGGAAGGCGGGGACACCGGGAAGGAGCCGGAGCCCGGGGGCGCGGCCAGCCACATGGTCTTCGACCTCCACCTCGCGGCCCTCGGAGAGGTGCGGATCCAGGTGACCCTCCGGGGCCGGGACCTCGCCTTCAGCCTGGCGGCTGCGCCGGAGGTCTTGCCCGCGGTTCGGGCCGGGGTGGCCGCGCTCCGGGAGACCTTCGTCCGCCTCGGCTACCGGCCGGAGATCGACGTCCTGGCCCTCCGGGACATCGACCGGGCGGCCGTCCTCGGCCCCTTCGTCCCCCCGGAATCCGAGGGGACGCTGCACGTCGTGACCTGAGGAGTCTCCCGCCATGGGATCGTCCAGGGAAGGCCCGCGGAAGAAGGCCGTCGCCCTCCGCTACGACGAGGCGCGGGACGCCGCCCCCAGGGTGACCGCCAAGGGGGAAGGGCTCCTCGCCGAGCGGATCCTCGCCCTGGCCCGGGAGGCCGGTGTGCCCGTGCGGGAAGAGCCCGACCTCGTGGAGGTCCTCTCCCGCCTCGAGGTCAACCGGGAGATCCCGGCCGAGACCTACGTGGTGGTGGCCGAGATCCTGGCCTGGATCTACGGGGTGAACGAGGCCGCCCGGGGGGCAAGGCCTGCCGGGTCGGCAGAAGCTGCCCCGGAGACAAAGGGGCGGACCTCCGGATCTCGTCCAGATAACGCTTTGAAATCAAAGTAAGTTTTTCCTGGCTTCCGTGTGCTTGACGGGTGGCATGGCCCTTGCTGTTTCCCGGGCAGGAGGCGAGCCATGCAGGTGTCACCCGGACTCCATCCCTACCAGCGGCTGGGCCGCATGGAGGCCCTCGAGGGCGGCCGGATCCTCGAGCGCAAGCTCGAGGTCCTGACCCACGACCTCGCCAACATCTCCACCGACGGCTTCAAGGCGCAGGACGTCACCTTCCGCGAGGCCCTGGCCGCGGCCCAGGCGGGGGAGCGCCGGGTGGCCAAGGTGGAGAAGGCCTGGACCGACTTTTCCCCCGGGCCCCTGGTGGAGACCGGGAACCCCCTGGACTTCGCCGTGGACGGGGAGGGGTTCTTCGCCGTCCAAACCCCGGCGGGCGTCCGCTATACCCGGGCCGGGGGCTTCACCCTGAACGCCCTGAACGAGCTGGTGACCGCCGAGGGGTACCGGGTGCTCGGCGACGGCGCCCCCATCACCCTCGAAGACACCACGGGCCGGGGAATCTGGCTCAGCGAGGACGGCTACTTCTTCGTGGACGAGGCCCAGACGGGCCGCCTCGACGTGGTGAAATTCGACCGGCCGGAGGCCCTGGTTCCGGCGGGGGGCAACCTCTACGAGGCCCCGGCCGCCGCCGGTCCCCCCACCCCCTCGGCGGCCCGGATCCGCCAGGGCTTCATCGAGCGGTCCAACGTCAACGGGCTCAAGCTCATGGTGGAGCTCATGGAGCTCCAGCGGGCCTACGAGGTCCAGCTCCGGGCGATCCAGTCGGCGGACCAGCTCGACGGCCGGGCCGTGAACGAGGTGGGCAAGGTGGCGTAGCGGGCCGCCGGGCCCGGCAGACGGCATCAGCGTGATCGGAGGAGGACACGGATGATTCGAGGACTGTACTCGGCCGCATCGGGCATGAACGCCCAGCAGCTCAACCTGGACACCATCGCCAACAACCTGGCCAACGTGAACACCACCGGCTTCAAGCGGAGCCGGGCGGACTTCGAGGACCTCCTCTACCAGACCCTTCGGATGCCCGGCACCGAGAACGCCGACGGCACCCAGGTGCCCACCGGGATGCAGGTGGGCATGGGGGTCCGGCCCGCCGCGGTGCAGAAGATCTTCACCCAGGGCGACTACGAGAACACCGGCAACGAGCTCGACTGGGCCATCGAGGGCCGGGGGTTTTTCAAGATCATCAGCAACGGCGAGGAGCTCTATACCCGGGCCGGGGCCTTCAAGCTCGACCGGGACGGCTTCATCGTGACCTCCAACGGCGACCGCCTGCAGCCGGAGTTCGCCGTGCCCAACGGGACGGCCCGCATCACCATCGACGCCTACGGCAACCTCGTGGCCTCGGACCAGAGCGGCGCCCCCCTGGCCTCCGCGCAGCTGACCCTGTACGACTTCCCCAACCCCGCCGGTCTCTACAGCGTGGGCCGCAACCTCTACCGGCCCACCGAGGCCTCCAGCGATCCCATCGAGGGCAACCCCGGCACCGACAACTTCGGGACCATCAGCCAGGGCTTCCTCGAGCAGTCCAACGTGGACGTGGTGAAGGAGATGGTGGACATGATCATCACTCAGCGGGCCTATGAGCTCAACTCCAAGGCGGTGCAGACCGCGGACAACATGCTGGGCATGGCGGGGAACCTCAAGCGGTAGGCCCGGCGGCCCGGACCGGGAGGCGGCGATGCGGTGTGAACTGGTGCAGGCGTGGAGGCCCCGAGGCCCGAGGGCGGCGGTCGCGGCGGCGGTGGTCGTTCTGGCGGCCCTTGCCTGCGCGGGGCCGGTATCGGCCACGCCGGGCGGCCCCGGCGGTGAACAGGTGGTGGCGGACGGCGTCTTCGCCCGGCTCTTTCGCCGGGCCTTCCTGGAACGGGCCCCCTGGCCCGCCCCTGACGTGGAGATCCTCCGCCTCCAGGTGGTGCC harbors:
- a CDS encoding polyprenyl synthetase family protein, which encodes MDDRQDITAILEACAPDFERIEAALQEDFHSQVPFVTEVSGYILFAGGKRLRPLITVLAARLCGRDDGGVFSLSVVPEYLHAASLLHDDVLDGGQLRRGKPPAYKVWGNKAAVLVGDFLYARAIDIASSFGLAEISRVIAETVALMAEGEILQLLQAKNTGYDEATYDAVIFRKTAVLISAAARIGALFAGAAPELVAAADAYGQALGRAYQMVDDLLDYTADTAELGKRTGTDLAEGKVTLPVILAMARAGREEQRRLRGLFASGGGGEDDFRWVRGLIEQTGAAEEARRRAEAQVSEALAALAAFPPSRPRGILEGLARYVLERKK
- the mutS gene encoding DNA mismatch repair protein MutS — protein: MTESASPAGTSAKVKAPAETPMLRQYRAIKAQVPDAILFYRMGDFYEMFFEDAEIAARVLEIALTTRDKHKAEKVPMCGVPVHAAEGYLTRLVQAGYRVAVCEQVEDPAAAKGLVRREVVRVLTPGLLTTEGGVPATANNFVAAVRPGAGEAPWGLACLDLSTGEFRVTELAGRAEAADELYRLEPAEILVPEDEDGFPAEVRRVLPSLFVSTRPPEWFEARRGVRLLTAHFGVLSLDGFGVSGLEAGVGAAGALFSYVEETQKGDLSHIRALRPYHLSEYLRLDEATKRNLELVANGLDGGRRGTLLEVLDFTVTSMGGRLLRHWILYPLTDLAAIEGRHAAVAALLEAPAARADLRARLRRVADLERLVARVSLGTASGRDLVALKKSLREVPGIRDAVAETAASAPLLADLLGGLDPLEDLVAVLDAALREDCPLQLREGRLIREGYNAELDELMAIQRDGRAFIAGVEAAERERTGIPSLKVGFNKVFGYYIEVGKAHAAKVPGHYVRKQTLVAAERYITPELKDVEAKILTAQERRLALEYELFQELRRRVAGEGPRIQETARALARLDVLAGLTEAADRHGYVRPRVNAGDAIDIRDGRHPVVERAVEPGTFVPNDVRLDDTGARLLILTGPNMAGKSTILRQTALIVLMAQMGSFVPAAEAEIGVVDRLFSRVGATDYLARGQSTFMVEMSETANILHNATPRSLVILDEIGRGTSTYDGLAIAWAVAEYLAEKDGRGVKTLFATHYHELTELAAQRPKVRNLHVAVREWEHRIVFLHRLLEGATNRSYGIQVAALAGVPGGVIARAREILANIERDELNVWGEPRIAKTRREAKAPGVQMALPLFPDGESALRRELLALDVNQMTPLEALQRLAELQARARKGG
- a CDS encoding N-acetylmuramoyl-L-alanine amidase, whose translation is MTSPATAASPGVRLQAAARCLLFLLCLAACLPAGLVAPAAAAAPSYREAKAGYDRLQKSARLRRYRRNWIRVIDDFKAVYRAYPRAARVAPRALYMLGRCYHELYGYSRRRADLRSARQYFQILVRDFPGSGLADDAYYHIGRIAKRLGDVAEARDAWSRVVADYPRGNMARRARAALRRLPGGGRRPRPKAAPRPAISSEVSPKLPPGAPVATIQAVRYWSGKDYTRVVLDASGQVSFRKGFLPADKANKKPPRLYLDILPAREGPDLADNLDIRDGLLRGIRLAQYRSQTVRVVFDIDDIDHTNIFYLDDPFRIVVDVFGAGSEVPEPCPVPEVTAKVAPDDDEEEDAAPGGRPIPLAQQLGLCVRRVVVDPGHGGRDPGAVGPGGLKEKDVCLRLAKKVAARLRRELGCEVILTRDRDRFVRLERRTAMANAKKADLFVSIHVNAAPNRRLRGVETYFLNLAVNEEAMRVAALENAMSTKRIADMKRLLDSILRYTKVSESSRLAAYVQSEVVRDLGQAYSGIRDLGVKQAPFIVLMGAKMPAVLAEVSFITNRTEEKRLRQGAYLDRLARGIVQGIKRYANETATAYVPARLSAVRETGRP
- the pal gene encoding peptidoglycan-associated lipoprotein Pal, producing the protein MSCNMAVKRTWVPGAVLFFAVFLLAAGCAKTEVSAPEETAPPAVVEEPVAEEPQAPAVEQPAETEAAAPVYGEEISEGRTHAPMLPVYFDFDKYNIRDDMKGRLEDDARFLLDHPEIRIEVQGNCDERGTNEYNLALGERRAKSIKDYLVNLGVAADRIETVSFGEERPLDPGHNEEAWAKNRRGDLVILK
- a CDS encoding OmpH family outer membrane protein; the protein is MKPMHSGQRLLTLLVSAAGGLLLALGPAAAQDRPVRIAVLDMQRVVLSSKAIQAARKPLAEKFGRLQKKLKARQEEIQSFRDDLQKKAALMSEEARAKKERELRKMTMDFKYESEEAEQEMRQAEDRVMQPVLERLRKVLDRLAKDRGYDLILDVKTPGVIYSSSAIDITDAVVAAYDAETRQPRK
- a CDS encoding flagellar hook-length control protein FliK, with translation MSSGAPGRAERDPASQLLLHYALGLQSFHQDVRQVLDFPLWVLPFWFSHGQGWGQCVYWREEGGDTGKEPEPGGAASHMVFDLHLAALGEVRIQVTLRGRDLAFSLAAAPEVLPAVRAGVAALRETFVRLGYRPEIDVLALRDIDRAAVLGPFVPPESEGTLHVVT
- a CDS encoding EscU/YscU/HrcU family type III secretion system export apparatus switch protein, producing MGSSREGPRKKAVALRYDEARDAAPRVTAKGEGLLAERILALAREAGVPVREEPDLVEVLSRLEVNREIPAETYVVVAEILAWIYGVNEAARGARPAGSAEAAPETKGRTSGSRPDNALKSK
- the flgF gene encoding flagellar basal-body rod protein FlgF, with translation MQVSPGLHPYQRLGRMEALEGGRILERKLEVLTHDLANISTDGFKAQDVTFREALAAAQAGERRVAKVEKAWTDFSPGPLVETGNPLDFAVDGEGFFAVQTPAGVRYTRAGGFTLNALNELVTAEGYRVLGDGAPITLEDTTGRGIWLSEDGYFFVDEAQTGRLDVVKFDRPEALVPAGGNLYEAPAAAGPPTPSAARIRQGFIERSNVNGLKLMVELMELQRAYEVQLRAIQSADQLDGRAVNEVGKVA
- the flgG gene encoding flagellar basal-body rod protein FlgG gives rise to the protein MIRGLYSAASGMNAQQLNLDTIANNLANVNTTGFKRSRADFEDLLYQTLRMPGTENADGTQVPTGMQVGMGVRPAAVQKIFTQGDYENTGNELDWAIEGRGFFKIISNGEELYTRAGAFKLDRDGFIVTSNGDRLQPEFAVPNGTARITIDAYGNLVASDQSGAPLASAQLTLYDFPNPAGLYSVGRNLYRPTEASSDPIEGNPGTDNFGTISQGFLEQSNVDVVKEMVDMIITQRAYELNSKAVQTADNMLGMAGNLKR